The proteins below are encoded in one region of Paenacidovorax monticola:
- a CDS encoding DEAD/DEAH box helicase family protein translates to MAVPFPHKLVLNRFLLSLFGGHAHELDQDTFREVTRRLTDESLELREEDGRSRFCDEISRMLSSSGPLTREQLLNYDANIARHTAAISERRGHRLQWKYFQYMTLLFAEVYLDWYFRDPEGLLAALNAHLEHFNNALLDFGESKKAVISPYTPESLRKLALWNATGSGKTLLMHVNMLQFRHYLAKHRRTKDINRVVLLTPNEGMTRQHLQELTLSGIAAAPFDKDTTGGSFGLFRAQTVDVIDMNKLREEGKKKTVSVDQFETNNLVFIDEAHRGSQGEVWSEMRSRLALDGFTFEYSATLGQAVGSDAALADEYSKSILFDYSYRYFHADGFGKDYKILNIEGQENSKADSERRRLYLTACLLSYYQQLRVYEDRQAQYRAFAVEKPLWVFVGSKVTAVRTEAKRQVSDVVDILLFLAELVADKAKTISHIQKLLSGDTGLLDQQQRDTFAEAFPYLAQQGLSAQAVFDDILKLLFNAPSGGSLHVEYLTGGDGELALRVGAAEEPFGVVNVGDAKKVADLCEEHPQWLHVSERPFGDSLFRSLNDKDSKLTVLIGSKRFTEGWNSYRVSTLGLMHVGQSEGSEIIQLFGRGVRLKGFASSLKRSRAIHWAAKDKDLLWVAKDAYLPLLETLNVFGVKSDYMERFNEFLEGEGIKKPDDRQTFDIPVRIKLPTTPLITVKVPENINFKKEEKATLATADTIALRPGDIVLDWYPRVASKASRGVAFSQIQTGRNRAFLGQEHLAFMNFDSIYMALQQLKAERGWHNLNLGLDTPRALLHPGNDWYTLYVPPEVMQADSFEKVHEWEEIATALLRKYCDRFYKVKKDAYEAPHRIYQELSPTDPNFIDAYKVLVDRSEKLIIQRLIELKEHISDGNLSDFNIGGKGEAIYFDQHLYSPLLHLRNGVDSDLLSVSPVQLNEGERDFVVDLRTYCQSRPSCLEGKEVYLLRNQSKGRGVGFFEAGNFFPDFILWVLDRGRQHVIFVDPKGILRCEGLNDPKLRFFETIKEIEAKLGDKDAGRKGKVSLHSFVVSNTPLGAVRWWQPGMATLDDFAERHVLFQKDAGNKNYVEQIFARALT, encoded by the coding sequence ATGGCGGTCCCCTTTCCTCACAAGTTGGTACTGAACCGGTTCTTGCTGAGCCTGTTTGGCGGGCATGCGCACGAACTTGACCAAGACACCTTTCGCGAAGTCACGCGTCGCCTGACCGACGAGTCTCTGGAGCTGCGCGAGGAAGACGGCAGGTCCCGCTTCTGCGATGAAATCAGTCGCATGTTGTCCAGCAGCGGGCCGCTGACGCGCGAGCAGTTGCTGAACTACGACGCCAACATCGCCCGCCACACCGCCGCCATTTCTGAACGGCGTGGCCACCGGCTGCAGTGGAAGTACTTCCAGTACATGACGCTGCTGTTTGCCGAGGTGTACCTGGACTGGTACTTCCGCGACCCAGAGGGTCTGCTGGCCGCGCTGAATGCGCACCTGGAGCATTTCAACAATGCGCTGCTGGACTTTGGAGAATCCAAGAAGGCGGTGATCAGCCCTTATACGCCGGAGTCGTTGCGCAAACTGGCCTTGTGGAACGCCACCGGCAGCGGCAAGACTTTGCTGATGCACGTGAACATGCTTCAGTTCCGGCATTACCTGGCCAAGCACCGACGCACGAAGGACATCAACCGCGTGGTGCTGTTGACGCCCAACGAAGGCATGACGCGCCAGCACCTGCAAGAGCTGACGCTGTCCGGCATTGCAGCCGCTCCGTTTGACAAAGACACCACCGGTGGCAGCTTCGGCCTGTTCCGGGCGCAGACGGTCGACGTGATCGACATGAACAAGCTGCGCGAGGAGGGCAAGAAGAAGACCGTGTCGGTGGACCAGTTTGAAACCAACAACCTGGTGTTCATCGACGAGGCGCACCGAGGCTCGCAGGGCGAGGTGTGGTCCGAAATGCGCAGCCGCTTGGCGCTGGACGGCTTCACTTTTGAATACTCGGCCACGCTGGGCCAAGCGGTGGGCAGCGACGCAGCGCTGGCCGACGAGTATTCGAAGAGCATCTTGTTTGACTACTCGTACCGCTACTTCCATGCCGACGGCTTTGGCAAGGATTACAAGATCCTCAACATCGAAGGGCAAGAGAACAGCAAGGCTGACAGCGAGCGCAGGCGCCTGTACCTAACGGCCTGCCTTTTGAGCTACTACCAGCAGCTACGCGTGTATGAAGACCGACAAGCGCAGTACAGAGCCTTTGCAGTGGAAAAGCCGCTGTGGGTGTTTGTGGGCAGCAAGGTCACCGCAGTGCGCACAGAGGCCAAGCGGCAGGTGTCTGACGTGGTCGACATCTTGCTGTTCCTGGCCGAGCTGGTGGCGGACAAGGCCAAGACCATTTCGCACATTCAGAAGCTGTTGAGTGGGGACACGGGCCTGCTGGACCAGCAGCAGCGCGATACCTTTGCCGAGGCATTTCCCTACCTCGCGCAGCAGGGCTTGAGCGCTCAGGCCGTGTTTGATGACATCCTCAAACTGCTGTTCAACGCACCCTCAGGCGGCAGTCTTCATGTGGAGTATCTGACCGGCGGAGACGGTGAGCTGGCCTTGCGTGTGGGCGCCGCTGAAGAGCCTTTTGGTGTGGTGAACGTGGGCGACGCGAAGAAGGTGGCCGACCTGTGCGAGGAACATCCGCAGTGGCTGCACGTGTCTGAACGGCCCTTTGGCGATTCGCTGTTCCGTTCTTTGAACGACAAGGACTCCAAGCTGACGGTGCTAATTGGATCCAAACGCTTCACCGAAGGCTGGAACAGCTACCGCGTTTCAACGCTGGGTCTGATGCATGTGGGCCAGAGCGAGGGCTCCGAGATCATCCAGCTGTTTGGCCGCGGTGTGCGCCTCAAAGGGTTTGCGTCCAGCCTGAAGCGCAGCCGTGCCATTCACTGGGCTGCCAAGGACAAAGACCTGTTGTGGGTAGCCAAGGATGCTTACCTGCCGCTGCTGGAGACGCTGAACGTGTTCGGCGTCAAGTCCGACTACATGGAGCGCTTCAACGAGTTCCTGGAAGGCGAGGGCATCAAGAAGCCCGATGACCGCCAGACGTTTGACATTCCGGTGCGCATCAAGCTACCGACAACGCCCTTGATCACCGTGAAGGTGCCCGAAAACATCAACTTCAAGAAAGAAGAGAAGGCGACCCTGGCCACCGCCGACACCATCGCGCTGAGGCCGGGTGACATCGTGCTGGACTGGTATCCACGTGTGGCGTCCAAGGCGAGCCGCGGTGTGGCGTTTTCGCAGATCCAGACGGGGCGCAACCGTGCCTTTCTGGGCCAAGAGCATCTGGCCTTCATGAACTTCGATTCCATTTACATGGCGCTTCAACAGCTGAAGGCCGAACGAGGCTGGCACAACCTGAACCTGGGGCTTGACACGCCGCGCGCCTTGCTGCATCCCGGCAACGACTGGTACACCTTGTACGTGCCACCAGAGGTCATGCAAGCCGACAGCTTCGAGAAAGTCCACGAATGGGAAGAGATCGCGACTGCGCTGCTGCGCAAGTACTGCGATCGCTTCTACAAGGTCAAGAAAGATGCGTATGAGGCGCCGCACCGCATCTACCAGGAACTCAGTCCGACCGACCCCAATTTCATCGACGCCTACAAGGTGCTGGTGGATCGCTCGGAGAAGCTGATCATCCAGCGCCTGATCGAGCTGAAGGAGCACATCAGCGACGGCAACCTGAGCGACTTCAACATCGGTGGCAAAGGTGAGGCGATCTACTTTGACCAGCACCTCTACTCACCGCTGCTGCACCTGCGCAACGGGGTGGACAGCGATCTCCTAAGCGTCAGCCCGGTGCAGCTGAACGAAGGTGAGCGGGACTTCGTCGTTGACCTGCGAACCTACTGCCAGAGCCGACCCAGCTGCCTGGAAGGCAAAGAGGTGTACCTGCTTCGAAACCAATCCAAAGGGCGTGGGGTGGGGTTCTTCGAGGCAGGCAACTTCTTTCCGGACTTCATCTTGTGGGTATTGGACCGGGGCCGCCAACACGTCATCTTTGTTGACCCTAAAGGGATCTTGCGGTGCGAAG